The following are encoded together in the Pseudomonas sp. IB20 genome:
- a CDS encoding purine-cytosine permease family protein, with the protein MSTPSSGQSAGQLETRGIEPVPEGECNGHPLQLFWVWFAANISILGLPLGATLVAFRGLAIWQAIIVAILGAAGSFAVVGIISIAGRRGRAPSLTLSRAIFGVRGNIGPTLVSLMSRLGWETVNTTTAAFVLLSLCSILFGSPVEAKSAPVLTLIFIAIFVLLTLSVSGLGHATLLVIQKWATYVFGALNILEGGFLCATIDWSAVFNATPAPLSAMIIGVGTMAAGTGIGWANAGADMSRYQHRSVKAARLVASAAFGAGIPLVLLITLGGLLSVGNNDLASATDPIIAIRDMLPTWMAVPYLITAFGGLLLSNNLSVYSAGLTTLTLGLKVKRVHAVIVDIVAIFAGSIYFMLIADSFYGPFITFISLLAVPITAWVGIFVVDLIHRHYYSPQDLLDVSPSSAYWYRGGVEWRAFGAWAIAIVLGFCFTTIGTTAENIWFAGPLSYSWLGHNGLGWIVTFLVAGGIYALLGGAADRRPALVESPNV; encoded by the coding sequence ATGAGCACCCCGTCTAGCGGCCAAAGCGCCGGGCAATTGGAAACACGCGGTATCGAACCGGTCCCTGAAGGCGAGTGTAACGGCCATCCGCTGCAGCTGTTCTGGGTGTGGTTCGCGGCCAACATCAGCATCCTCGGCTTGCCGCTCGGCGCGACCCTCGTGGCCTTTCGTGGCCTGGCGATCTGGCAGGCGATCATCGTCGCGATCCTCGGCGCCGCCGGCTCTTTCGCCGTGGTGGGTATCATCTCGATTGCCGGTCGTCGCGGGCGTGCACCAAGCCTGACGCTGTCGCGCGCCATCTTCGGCGTGCGCGGCAATATCGGCCCCACCTTGGTCTCGCTGATGTCGCGCCTGGGCTGGGAAACCGTCAACACCACCACCGCCGCGTTTGTTTTGCTGTCGTTGTGCTCGATCCTGTTCGGTTCGCCGGTCGAGGCAAAAAGCGCACCGGTGCTGACGCTGATCTTCATTGCCATTTTCGTGCTGCTGACCCTGTCCGTCTCCGGCCTCGGCCACGCCACCTTGTTGGTCATCCAGAAGTGGGCCACCTACGTGTTCGGCGCGCTGAACATTCTGGAGGGCGGCTTCCTCTGCGCCACCATCGACTGGAGCGCGGTGTTCAATGCCACCCCGGCGCCGTTGAGCGCAATGATCATCGGCGTCGGCACCATGGCTGCCGGCACCGGCATCGGCTGGGCCAACGCCGGTGCCGACATGTCGCGCTACCAGCACCGCAGCGTCAAAGCCGCACGCCTGGTGGCATCTGCCGCGTTTGGCGCGGGCATTCCGCTGGTGCTGCTGATCACCCTCGGCGGCCTGCTGTCGGTGGGCAACAACGACCTGGCCTCGGCCACTGACCCGATCATCGCGATCCGCGACATGCTGCCCACCTGGATGGCCGTGCCGTACCTGATCACCGCGTTTGGCGGGCTGTTGCTGTCGAATAACCTCTCGGTGTACTCGGCGGGCCTTACCACCTTGACCCTCGGCTTGAAGGTCAAGCGCGTGCACGCGGTGATCGTCGACATCGTGGCGATCTTCGCCGGCTCGATTTACTTCATGCTGATCGCCGACAGTTTCTACGGCCCCTTCATCACCTTCATCTCGCTGCTGGCCGTGCCGATCACCGCGTGGGTCGGCATCTTCGTGGTCGACCTCATCCACCGTCACTACTACAGCCCCCAAGACCTGCTGGACGTGAGCCCCAGCAGCGCCTACTGGTATCGCGGCGGTGTGGAATGGCGTGCATTCGGCGCCTGGGCGATAGCGATTGTGCTGGGTTTTTGTTTCACCACCATCGGCACCACCGCCGAAAATATCTGGTTCGCCGGGCCGTTGTCCTACTCGTGGCTGGGCCATAACGGCCTGGGCTGGATCGTCACCTTCCTGGTGGCCGGCGGGATTTATGCGCTACTGGGCGGCGCGGCTGACCGTCGTCCGGCTTTAGTCGAGAGCCCTAATGTCTAG
- a CDS encoding GTP 3',8-cyclase MoaA, whose translation MIVDRQGRRFRNLRISLTSACNYACTYCVPNGKRLVAAQDELSAEAMARGVAYLIEAAGIERLRITGGEPLVSPKLEAFMRAVGGMGLSDISLTTNGQLLARKLPLLVEAGIRRINVSLDTLDADAFRTIARGGDLATVLDGMDQARAAGIKIKVNMVPLRGQNLDQVMPLLDYCLERGYELRFIELMRMGHLAKDSNAFLQQFVSLQQLLSLIGEHHEYLQANAPVDATAVRYEVPGKGFFGVIANESVPFCRTCSRLRLSSTGWLHGCLSSSNRHYVGDLLDQPRHQALPALQGLLMKALGDKQEVAFSGGATIMKIIGG comes from the coding sequence ATGATCGTTGATCGTCAAGGCAGGCGGTTTCGCAATTTGCGGATCAGCCTGACCTCAGCCTGCAATTACGCGTGTACCTACTGCGTGCCTAACGGCAAGCGGCTGGTGGCTGCCCAGGACGAGCTCTCGGCCGAAGCCATGGCCCGTGGCGTGGCGTATCTGATCGAAGCGGCGGGCATCGAGCGCCTGCGCATCACTGGCGGCGAGCCGCTGGTCAGTCCTAAATTGGAAGCCTTCATGCGCGCGGTGGGTGGGATGGGCCTCAGTGATATCAGCCTGACCACCAACGGCCAATTGCTCGCACGCAAGCTGCCATTGCTGGTAGAGGCCGGCATCCGCCGCATCAACGTCTCCCTCGACACCCTGGACGCCGACGCCTTCCGCACCATTGCCCGTGGCGGCGACCTGGCCACCGTGCTCGATGGCATGGACCAGGCCCGCGCTGCCGGGATCAAGATCAAAGTGAACATGGTGCCGTTGCGCGGGCAGAACCTCGACCAGGTCATGCCGCTGCTCGACTACTGCCTGGAGCGTGGCTACGAGCTGCGCTTTATCGAGCTGATGCGCATGGGCCATCTGGCCAAGGACTCCAACGCGTTCCTGCAGCAATTCGTCAGCTTGCAGCAACTGCTCAGCCTGATCGGCGAACACCACGAATACCTGCAAGCCAATGCGCCGGTCGACGCCACGGCAGTGCGCTACGAAGTGCCGGGCAAGGGCTTCTTTGGTGTGATAGCCAACGAAAGCGTGCCGTTCTGTCGTACCTGTTCGCGGCTGCGGCTGTCGTCCACGGGTTGGTTGCATGGTTGCCTGTCGTCGAGCAACCGTCACTACGTCGGCGACCTGCTCGACCAGCCGCGCCACCAGGCGCTGCCGGCCTTGCAGGGTTTGTTGATGAAGGCGCTGGGTGACAAACAGGAAGTGGCCTTCTCCGGCGGTGCGACCATCATGAAAATCATTGGCGGCTGA
- a CDS encoding TetR/AcrR family transcriptional regulator — translation MQKEPRKVREFRRREQEILDTALKLFLEQGEDSVTVEMIADAVGIGKGTIYKHFKSKAEIYLRLMLDYERDLNELLHSADVDKDKEALSRAYFEFRMRDPQRYRLFDRLEEKVVKGHQVPEMVEELHKIRASNFERLTLLIKGRISEGKLEDVPPYFHYCAAWALVHGAVALYHSPFWSNVLEDQEGFFQFLMDIGVRMGNKRKHSAELPSAEPKSGETPAT, via the coding sequence ATGCAAAAAGAACCCCGTAAGGTCCGTGAGTTTCGCCGCCGTGAGCAGGAAATTCTCGACACCGCACTCAAGTTGTTCCTCGAACAAGGTGAAGACAGCGTCACCGTCGAGATGATTGCGGATGCCGTGGGTATCGGCAAAGGCACGATCTACAAGCATTTCAAATCTAAGGCCGAGATCTACCTGCGCCTGATGCTCGACTACGAGCGCGACTTGAACGAGCTGCTGCATTCGGCCGATGTCGACAAGGACAAGGAAGCCCTGTCCCGGGCCTACTTCGAGTTCCGCATGCGTGACCCGCAGCGTTACCGCCTGTTCGATCGCCTGGAAGAGAAGGTGGTCAAGGGCCATCAGGTGCCGGAAATGGTCGAGGAGCTGCACAAGATCCGCGCCTCGAACTTCGAGCGCCTGACTCTGTTGATCAAAGGCCGCATCAGCGAAGGCAAGCTTGAAGACGTGCCACCGTATTTCCACTACTGCGCTGCCTGGGCCTTGGTGCATGGCGCCGTGGCGCTGTACCACTCGCCGTTTTGGAGCAATGTGCTGGAAGATCAGGAAGGCTTCTTCCAGTTCCTGATGGACATCGGCGTGCGCATGGGCAACAAGCGTAAGCACAGCGCCGAGCTGCCAAGTGCTGAGCCCAAGAGTGGCGAAACCCCCGCGACTTAA
- a CDS encoding DUF1285 domain-containing protein: protein MTDSAKANDLLAQLPKGKGPAPVHLWNPDFCGNIDMRIARDGTWFYQGTPIGRKSMVKLFSNIIRRDGDDYFLVTPVEKVGISVDDAPFVAVTLEVEGQGESQVLRFSTNVDDQIEAGLEHPLRVVIDPVTQEPAPYLRVRTNLEALVHRNVFYQLVELAVSRPINGQNWLGVWSGGEFFRIGLEP from the coding sequence ATGACCGATTCCGCCAAGGCCAATGACCTATTGGCCCAACTGCCCAAGGGCAAGGGGCCGGCACCGGTACACCTGTGGAACCCGGATTTTTGCGGCAACATCGACATGCGCATCGCCCGCGACGGCACGTGGTTCTACCAAGGCACGCCGATCGGGCGTAAGTCGATGGTCAAGCTGTTCTCCAACATCATCCGCCGCGATGGCGATGATTACTTCCTGGTCACGCCCGTGGAAAAGGTCGGCATCAGCGTCGATGATGCGCCGTTTGTCGCGGTGACCCTGGAGGTCGAAGGGCAGGGCGAGAGCCAAGTACTGCGCTTCAGCACCAACGTTGACGATCAAATCGAAGCCGGCCTCGAACACCCGCTGCGTGTCGTCATCGACCCAGTCACCCAGGAACCGGCGCCGTACCTGCGGGTGCGCACCAACCTTGAAGCCCTCGTGCACCGCAACGTGTTCTACCAACTGGTGGAGCTTGCGGTCAGCCGTCCGATCAACGGTCAGAACTGGCTGGGCGTCTGGAGCGGCGGTGAGTTTTTCCGCATCGGCCTGGAACCCTGA
- a CDS encoding GntR family transcriptional regulator, which yields MIRHVRFDKKKRVVDELIRRIEGGVMADGFLLPGEHQLAEEFAVSRGTLREALAELKRRNYIATQSGVGSIVTFDGMVLDQRSGWAQALADTGAQVTTDILRLDAVTRPDLFSRFGSDQFIALDRRRRTTDGTAVSLERSLMPATGGLESLPRVGLIDNSLTITLAAYGYIGAEGDQWIGAEPLSDEDAELLGRPAGTVFLKASRTTYDRRERFMEYVESLLDPLHFRLHLQFGASK from the coding sequence ATGATTAGACATGTCCGATTTGATAAGAAAAAACGCGTCGTCGACGAGCTCATCCGCCGTATCGAGGGTGGAGTGATGGCCGACGGGTTCCTGCTGCCGGGCGAGCATCAGTTGGCCGAGGAATTCGCGGTCAGCCGTGGCACCCTGCGCGAAGCCTTGGCTGAGCTCAAACGCCGCAACTACATCGCCACCCAGAGCGGCGTAGGTTCCATCGTCACCTTTGACGGCATGGTCCTCGACCAACGCAGCGGCTGGGCCCAGGCTTTGGCTGACACCGGCGCGCAGGTGACCACCGACATCCTGCGCCTGGACGCCGTGACCCGTCCGGACCTGTTCAGCCGTTTCGGCAGCGACCAGTTCATCGCCCTCGACCGCCGTCGGCGCACCACTGACGGCACGGCCGTGTCGCTGGAGCGCTCGCTGATGCCCGCCACCGGTGGCCTGGAAAGCCTGCCCCGCGTCGGCCTGATCGACAACTCCCTGACCATCACCCTGGCGGCCTACGGCTACATCGGTGCCGAAGGTGACCAATGGATCGGCGCCGAGCCGCTGAGCGACGAAGACGCCGAGTTGCTAGGCCGTCCGGCCGGCACGGTATTTCTCAAGGCCTCGCGCACCACCTACGACCGTCGCGAGCGCTTCATGGAGTACGTCGAAAGCCTGCTCGACCCTCTGCACTTTCGTCTGCATCTGCAGTTTGGAGCTTCAAAATGA
- a CDS encoding ADP-ribosylglycohydrolase family protein, producing MTAENRALGAFYGLALGDALGMPTQSLSREQVQQRFGAITGLEDADGDQPIAPNMPAGSITDDTEQAILVGELLVEGKGKIEPTVLAQRLIDWEAVMRAKGSQDLLGPSTKRAIDMILAGHTPEESGRYGTTNGAAMRITPVGIAADVSDPAQFIQAVIQACQVTHNTTLGISSAAAVAAVVSAGINGVDLGEALNIGTQVAQQAERHGHWIAGGRISTRISWARTLSVGSGDKALFADLLYELIGTSVASQESVVVSFALAQQVAVGAMNAFEAVCLAASLGGDTDTIAAILGAMLGACLGMQCWPEAMIEQVKQVNGLDLQALVQGLLEIR from the coding sequence ATGACCGCGGAAAATCGCGCGCTTGGCGCCTTCTACGGCTTGGCCTTGGGCGACGCTCTGGGCATGCCCACCCAGTCCTTGAGCCGCGAGCAGGTGCAGCAGCGCTTCGGGGCCATCACCGGCCTGGAGGACGCCGATGGCGACCAACCGATTGCGCCGAATATGCCGGCCGGTTCGATCACCGATGACACTGAACAGGCGATCCTGGTCGGCGAGTTGCTGGTCGAAGGCAAGGGCAAGATCGAACCGACCGTGCTCGCCCAACGCCTGATCGACTGGGAAGCGGTGATGCGCGCCAAGGGCTCCCAGGATTTGCTCGGGCCATCGACCAAGCGCGCCATCGACATGATCCTCGCCGGCCACACCCCGGAAGAATCCGGGCGCTACGGCACCACCAATGGCGCCGCGATGCGTATCACGCCGGTGGGGATCGCCGCCGATGTCAGCGACCCGGCGCAGTTTATCCAGGCCGTGATTCAGGCCTGCCAGGTCACCCATAACACCACGCTGGGTATCTCCAGTGCGGCGGCGGTGGCCGCGGTGGTCTCGGCCGGCATCAACGGCGTGGACCTGGGCGAAGCACTCAACATTGGCACCCAGGTTGCCCAGCAGGCCGAACGCCACGGCCACTGGATTGCCGGTGGACGCATTTCCACGCGAATCAGTTGGGCACGGACCTTGAGCGTCGGCAGCGGCGACAAGGCCTTGTTTGCCGACCTGCTCTACGAATTGATCGGCACCTCCGTCGCGTCCCAGGAATCGGTAGTGGTCTCGTTTGCCCTCGCGCAACAAGTGGCGGTGGGTGCGATGAATGCCTTTGAGGCCGTGTGCCTGGCCGCCAGCCTTGGCGGCGACACCGACACCATCGCCGCGATCCTCGGCGCGATGTTGGGCGCGTGTTTGGGCATGCAGTGCTGGCCTGAGGCGATGATTGAACAGGTCAAGCAGGTCAATGGCCTGGATTTGCAGGCGCTGGTGCAAGGGCTGCTCGAAATTCGATAA
- a CDS encoding DUF4823 domain-containing protein translates to MRSLVLLLASLTLSGCMTVSDMAEGTRYQMSDAGLLDHSDTRRTASIRIQPDSFVFIAQGVFVPPGSAYPRPNVVAEEAFNGFVEYFPMVRRAHKPEGLEQAMSEARAAGAHYLLYCRFAAADDRIGNTDEWTDQQALDRVGIDTGVIQIMLIETSTQYLIDTARIRSRGGLLTFHDNKPEDLIARPLAQYARSLLGMSNQ, encoded by the coding sequence ATGCGAAGTCTGGTTTTGTTGCTGGCGTCATTGACGCTGAGTGGTTGCATGACCGTCAGCGATATGGCCGAAGGCACCCGCTATCAGATGAGCGACGCCGGGTTGCTGGACCACAGTGATACGCGCCGCACCGCGTCGATTCGCATACAGCCGGACTCTTTTGTGTTTATCGCCCAGGGTGTGTTTGTGCCGCCGGGCAGCGCCTATCCGCGCCCTAACGTGGTGGCTGAGGAAGCCTTCAACGGTTTCGTCGAATATTTCCCGATGGTGCGTCGCGCCCACAAGCCTGAAGGCCTGGAACAGGCCATGTCCGAAGCCCGCGCGGCGGGTGCGCATTACCTGCTGTATTGCCGCTTCGCGGCAGCCGATGACCGTATCGGCAATACCGACGAGTGGACCGATCAACAGGCCCTGGACCGCGTCGGGATCGACACTGGCGTCATTCAGATCATGTTGATCGAGACCAGCACCCAGTATTTGATTGATACTGCACGTATTCGCAGTCGTGGCGGTTTACTGACGTTCCACGACAACAAGCCAGAAGATCTGATTGCCCGCCCACTGGCGCAGTACGCCCGGAGCCTGCTGGGTATGAGTAATCAGTAA